Proteins found in one Magnolia sinica isolate HGM2019 chromosome 5, MsV1, whole genome shotgun sequence genomic segment:
- the LOC131246395 gene encoding uncharacterized protein LOC131246395 isoform X7, whose translation MHLPSLRIMWLMGLPMMSKSRYSQRRFKTPKFLKNMYLLESFVRDDDVSSETVRTSVERAFRAFIGKQEGHHVVQDYLQHLSMNGVRNNTIHPSDVLKAVYSALDDLNNNGLFRLANIASGNMIEFEKTRPMMKKVIKEHLPNILRRSNNVEWMEPLTQLFVESSNFREHRVTLLTPVSQPLLSAASKVLERLDNVCLHTLNAMRRMLTGAPAMPQLQYIRSGWCKDRLLAQVQKTCNRMLSRLDERDELPKPLAKAMAVAGLSLKELCGLSVFPIPEFFHFSPEVEALQNDILKALRSLPKVRHHELKDLQAVLDPKTEIPNRSFRIHLRRYLTEYLFECSELEIPNSLFGTLAFINRTSRRKLGICFSKEKMEEELECVLDLSSQLRQMIWELHPGHDIDQEFVDAYMVDSENDDDEELDNDKKSPNFEYSNVLHHGDAQFGQTDRLPHSDDESVGDSRPSAICKQLVLTANGSDSPQLSTAFENFNGNSAEGPELKQVAGPSSSYQHGFDSSYDMGGSRKSFPESSLHDGGSKSKNRYLTIQDICDKTSLVAHQLIGRLLEAFLEIEGMDFDPSTISYLRGGASVPSDFQAGEAQASSKEDIGLILVQAVKELMPSFPESGIERVNELMRLS comes from the exons GTTTCAAGTGAGACTGTAAGAACTTCTGTAGAAAGAGCCTTTAGAGCATTTATTGGTAAACAAGAAGGGCATCATGTGGTTCAGGACTATCTCCAACACTTAAGCATGAATGGGGTTCGCaacaacaccatccatccatctgatgtTTTAAAGGCTGTTTATTCTGCGCTAGATGATTTGAACAACAATGGGCTATTCCGTCTAGCTAATATTGCCTCAGGAAACATGATTGAGTTTGAGAAAACCCGTCCTATGATGAAAAAAGTCATTAAAGAGCATCTTCCGAACATACTCAGAAGATCAAATAATGTGGAGTGGATGGAGCCGCTGACACAACTGTTTGTGGAGTCGAGTAATTTTCGAGAACATCGTGTGACACTTCTCACCCCTGTCTCACAACCTCTTCTTTCCGCTGCTAGTAAGGTGTTGGAGAGACTTGACAACGTGTGTCTTCATACACTGAATGCAATGCGCAGAATGCTCACAGGTGCCCCAGCTATGCCTCAATTGCAATATATCCGCTCTGGCTGGTGTAAAGATCGTTTGCTTGCACAAGTTCAGAAGACTTGCAATAGGATGTTATCTAGGCTTGATGAAAGAGATGAACTGCCAAAACCATTGGCTAAAGCAATGGCAGTCGCAGGTTTATCTCTCAAGGAATTATGTGGACTTTCTGTTTTTCCCATTCCAGAGTTTTTCCATTTTTCTCCAGAAGTAGAAGCCTTGCAGAATGATATCCTGAAGGCTCTTCGGTCCCTCCCAAAGGTTAGGCATCATGAGCTAAAAGATTTGCAAGCTGTACTGGACCCAAAGACTGAAATTCCAAACCGATCTTTTCGGATACATCTTCGAAGATATTTGACcgaatatctttttgaatgcagCGAACTAGAGATTCCCAATTCTTTATTTGGAACCCTTGCTTTTATCAACAGAACTTCTCGACGAAAACTGGGTATCTGTTTCTCGAAGGAGAAAATGGAGGAAGAGCTAGAATGTGTACTGGATCTGAGCAGTCAGCTGAGGCAGATGATATGGGAATTGCATCCAGGTCATGACATTGATCAAGAATTTGTTGATGCATATATGGTTGACTcggaaaatgatgatgatgaagaattgGACAATGATAAAAAATCCCCCAATTTTGAATATTCCAATGTACTGCATCATGGGGATGCTCAGTTTGGACAAACAGATCGTCTGCCCCATTCAGATGATGAGAGTGTTGGGGATTCAAGACCATCAGCTATTTGTAAGCAACTAGTCTTGACTGCCAATGGAAGTGACTCTCCCCAGCTCTCAACGGCTTTTGAAAACTTCAATGGTAATTCTGCTGAAGGACCTGAACTTAAGCAGGTTGCAGGGCCTAGTTCAAGCTATCAGCACGGCTTTGATTCCTCATATGACATGGGGGGTTCAAGAAAATCCTTTCCTGAAAGTTCTCTGCACGATGGAGGAAGCAAGAGCAAAAACCGGTACCTCACCATCCAAGATATCTGTGACAAGACAAGTCTGGTTGCTCATCAACTCATTGGCCGTTTATTAGAGGCATTTTTAGAGATAGAGGGCATGGATTTTGATCCAAGTACAATATCCTATCTCAGAGGTGGAGCATCAGTTCCTTCAGATTTTCAAG CAGGAGAAGCACAAGCTTCCTCCAAGGAAGATATAGGTCTTATTCTTGTTCAAGCTGTCAAAGAGCTAATGCCTTCTTTTCCAGAGAG TGGAATAGAAAGAGTGAATGAATTGATGAGGCTGTCATAG
- the LOC131246395 gene encoding uncharacterized protein LOC131246395 isoform X9, whose product MKRRWLMGLPMMSKSRYSQRRFKTPKFLKNMYLLESFVRDDDVSSETVRTSVERAFRAFIGKQEGHHVVQDYLQHLSMNGVRNNTIHPSDVLKAVYSALDDLNNNGLFRLANIASGNMIEFEKTRPMMKKVIKEHLPNILRRSNNVEWMEPLTQLFVESSNFREHRVTLLTPVSQPLLSAASKVLERLDNVCLHTLNAMRRMLTGAPAMPQLQYIRSGWCKDRLLAQVQKTCNRMLSRLDERDELPKPLAKAMAVAGLSLKELCGLSVFPIPEFFHFSPEVEALQNDILKALRSLPKVRHHELKDLQAVLDPKTEIPNRSFRIHLRRYLTEYLFECSELEIPNSLFGTLAFINRTSRRKLGICFSKEKMEEELECVLDLSSQLRQMIWELHPGHDIDQEFVDAYMVDSENDDDEELDNDKKSPNFEYSNVLHHGDAQFGQTDRLPHSDDESVGDSRPSAICKQLVLTANGSDSPQLSTAFENFNGNSAEGPELKQVAGPSSSYQHGFDSSYDMGGSRKSFPESSLHDGGSKSKNRYLTIQDICDKTSLVAHQLIGRLLEAFLEIEGMDFDPSTISYLRGGASVPSDFQAGEAQASSKEDIGLILVQAVKELMPSFPESGIERVNELMRLS is encoded by the exons GTTTCAAGTGAGACTGTAAGAACTTCTGTAGAAAGAGCCTTTAGAGCATTTATTGGTAAACAAGAAGGGCATCATGTGGTTCAGGACTATCTCCAACACTTAAGCATGAATGGGGTTCGCaacaacaccatccatccatctgatgtTTTAAAGGCTGTTTATTCTGCGCTAGATGATTTGAACAACAATGGGCTATTCCGTCTAGCTAATATTGCCTCAGGAAACATGATTGAGTTTGAGAAAACCCGTCCTATGATGAAAAAAGTCATTAAAGAGCATCTTCCGAACATACTCAGAAGATCAAATAATGTGGAGTGGATGGAGCCGCTGACACAACTGTTTGTGGAGTCGAGTAATTTTCGAGAACATCGTGTGACACTTCTCACCCCTGTCTCACAACCTCTTCTTTCCGCTGCTAGTAAGGTGTTGGAGAGACTTGACAACGTGTGTCTTCATACACTGAATGCAATGCGCAGAATGCTCACAGGTGCCCCAGCTATGCCTCAATTGCAATATATCCGCTCTGGCTGGTGTAAAGATCGTTTGCTTGCACAAGTTCAGAAGACTTGCAATAGGATGTTATCTAGGCTTGATGAAAGAGATGAACTGCCAAAACCATTGGCTAAAGCAATGGCAGTCGCAGGTTTATCTCTCAAGGAATTATGTGGACTTTCTGTTTTTCCCATTCCAGAGTTTTTCCATTTTTCTCCAGAAGTAGAAGCCTTGCAGAATGATATCCTGAAGGCTCTTCGGTCCCTCCCAAAGGTTAGGCATCATGAGCTAAAAGATTTGCAAGCTGTACTGGACCCAAAGACTGAAATTCCAAACCGATCTTTTCGGATACATCTTCGAAGATATTTGACcgaatatctttttgaatgcagCGAACTAGAGATTCCCAATTCTTTATTTGGAACCCTTGCTTTTATCAACAGAACTTCTCGACGAAAACTGGGTATCTGTTTCTCGAAGGAGAAAATGGAGGAAGAGCTAGAATGTGTACTGGATCTGAGCAGTCAGCTGAGGCAGATGATATGGGAATTGCATCCAGGTCATGACATTGATCAAGAATTTGTTGATGCATATATGGTTGACTcggaaaatgatgatgatgaagaattgGACAATGATAAAAAATCCCCCAATTTTGAATATTCCAATGTACTGCATCATGGGGATGCTCAGTTTGGACAAACAGATCGTCTGCCCCATTCAGATGATGAGAGTGTTGGGGATTCAAGACCATCAGCTATTTGTAAGCAACTAGTCTTGACTGCCAATGGAAGTGACTCTCCCCAGCTCTCAACGGCTTTTGAAAACTTCAATGGTAATTCTGCTGAAGGACCTGAACTTAAGCAGGTTGCAGGGCCTAGTTCAAGCTATCAGCACGGCTTTGATTCCTCATATGACATGGGGGGTTCAAGAAAATCCTTTCCTGAAAGTTCTCTGCACGATGGAGGAAGCAAGAGCAAAAACCGGTACCTCACCATCCAAGATATCTGTGACAAGACAAGTCTGGTTGCTCATCAACTCATTGGCCGTTTATTAGAGGCATTTTTAGAGATAGAGGGCATGGATTTTGATCCAAGTACAATATCCTATCTCAGAGGTGGAGCATCAGTTCCTTCAGATTTTCAAG CAGGAGAAGCACAAGCTTCCTCCAAGGAAGATATAGGTCTTATTCTTGTTCAAGCTGTCAAAGAGCTAATGCCTTCTTTTCCAGAGAG TGGAATAGAAAGAGTGAATGAATTGATGAGGCTGTCATAG
- the LOC131246395 gene encoding uncharacterized protein LOC131246395 isoform X8, whose amino-acid sequence MLTDLASREATQNEEEVVNGIAHDVQIKIFPKAVQNTKILKKYVSSETVRTSVERAFRAFIGKQEGHHVVQDYLQHLSMNGVRNNTIHPSDVLKAVYSALDDLNNNGLFRLANIASGNMIEFEKTRPMMKKVIKEHLPNILRRSNNVEWMEPLTQLFVESSNFREHRVTLLTPVSQPLLSAASKVLERLDNVCLHTLNAMRRMLTGAPAMPQLQYIRSGWCKDRLLAQVQKTCNRMLSRLDERDELPKPLAKAMAVAGLSLKELCGLSVFPIPEFFHFSPEVEALQNDILKALRSLPKVRHHELKDLQAVLDPKTEIPNRSFRIHLRRYLTEYLFECSELEIPNSLFGTLAFINRTSRRKLGICFSKEKMEEELECVLDLSSQLRQMIWELHPGHDIDQEFVDAYMVDSENDDDEELDNDKKSPNFEYSNVLHHGDAQFGQTDRLPHSDDESVGDSRPSAICKQLVLTANGSDSPQLSTAFENFNGNSAEGPELKQVAGPSSSYQHGFDSSYDMGGSRKSFPESSLHDGGSKSKNRYLTIQDICDKTSLVAHQLIGRLLEAFLEIEGMDFDPSTISYLRGGASVPSDFQAGEAQASSKEDIGLILVQAVKELMPSFPESGIERVNELMRLS is encoded by the exons GTTTCAAGTGAGACTGTAAGAACTTCTGTAGAAAGAGCCTTTAGAGCATTTATTGGTAAACAAGAAGGGCATCATGTGGTTCAGGACTATCTCCAACACTTAAGCATGAATGGGGTTCGCaacaacaccatccatccatctgatgtTTTAAAGGCTGTTTATTCTGCGCTAGATGATTTGAACAACAATGGGCTATTCCGTCTAGCTAATATTGCCTCAGGAAACATGATTGAGTTTGAGAAAACCCGTCCTATGATGAAAAAAGTCATTAAAGAGCATCTTCCGAACATACTCAGAAGATCAAATAATGTGGAGTGGATGGAGCCGCTGACACAACTGTTTGTGGAGTCGAGTAATTTTCGAGAACATCGTGTGACACTTCTCACCCCTGTCTCACAACCTCTTCTTTCCGCTGCTAGTAAGGTGTTGGAGAGACTTGACAACGTGTGTCTTCATACACTGAATGCAATGCGCAGAATGCTCACAGGTGCCCCAGCTATGCCTCAATTGCAATATATCCGCTCTGGCTGGTGTAAAGATCGTTTGCTTGCACAAGTTCAGAAGACTTGCAATAGGATGTTATCTAGGCTTGATGAAAGAGATGAACTGCCAAAACCATTGGCTAAAGCAATGGCAGTCGCAGGTTTATCTCTCAAGGAATTATGTGGACTTTCTGTTTTTCCCATTCCAGAGTTTTTCCATTTTTCTCCAGAAGTAGAAGCCTTGCAGAATGATATCCTGAAGGCTCTTCGGTCCCTCCCAAAGGTTAGGCATCATGAGCTAAAAGATTTGCAAGCTGTACTGGACCCAAAGACTGAAATTCCAAACCGATCTTTTCGGATACATCTTCGAAGATATTTGACcgaatatctttttgaatgcagCGAACTAGAGATTCCCAATTCTTTATTTGGAACCCTTGCTTTTATCAACAGAACTTCTCGACGAAAACTGGGTATCTGTTTCTCGAAGGAGAAAATGGAGGAAGAGCTAGAATGTGTACTGGATCTGAGCAGTCAGCTGAGGCAGATGATATGGGAATTGCATCCAGGTCATGACATTGATCAAGAATTTGTTGATGCATATATGGTTGACTcggaaaatgatgatgatgaagaattgGACAATGATAAAAAATCCCCCAATTTTGAATATTCCAATGTACTGCATCATGGGGATGCTCAGTTTGGACAAACAGATCGTCTGCCCCATTCAGATGATGAGAGTGTTGGGGATTCAAGACCATCAGCTATTTGTAAGCAACTAGTCTTGACTGCCAATGGAAGTGACTCTCCCCAGCTCTCAACGGCTTTTGAAAACTTCAATGGTAATTCTGCTGAAGGACCTGAACTTAAGCAGGTTGCAGGGCCTAGTTCAAGCTATCAGCACGGCTTTGATTCCTCATATGACATGGGGGGTTCAAGAAAATCCTTTCCTGAAAGTTCTCTGCACGATGGAGGAAGCAAGAGCAAAAACCGGTACCTCACCATCCAAGATATCTGTGACAAGACAAGTCTGGTTGCTCATCAACTCATTGGCCGTTTATTAGAGGCATTTTTAGAGATAGAGGGCATGGATTTTGATCCAAGTACAATATCCTATCTCAGAGGTGGAGCATCAGTTCCTTCAGATTTTCAAG CAGGAGAAGCACAAGCTTCCTCCAAGGAAGATATAGGTCTTATTCTTGTTCAAGCTGTCAAAGAGCTAATGCCTTCTTTTCCAGAGAG TGGAATAGAAAGAGTGAATGAATTGATGAGGCTGTCATAG